From Mustela nigripes isolate SB6536 chromosome 13, MUSNIG.SB6536, whole genome shotgun sequence, one genomic window encodes:
- the TMED8 gene encoding protein TMED8 isoform X2, which translates to MVSPVSDDAPEGLRKTAGALEVQASVEQEVLPADQAQVLNKMAKYQVPQRSGDIVMIQSEHTGAIDILSADLESADLLGDHRKVSPPLMAPPCIWTFAKMKEFKSKLGKEKNSRLVVKRGEVVTIRVPTHPEGKRVCWEFATDDYDIGFGVYFDWTPVTSTDITVQVSDSSEDEDEDEEEEEEIEDPVPVGDVERGSRSSLRGRYGEVMPVYRRDSHRDVQAGSHDYPGEGIYLLKFDNSYSLLRNKTLYFHVYYTS; encoded by the exons ATGGTGTCTCCAGTGAGTGACGATGCCCCAGAGGGTCTGCGGAAGACAGCTGGCGCCTTGGAGGTGCAGGCCTCTGTGGAACAGGAAGTGCTCCCTGCAGACCAGGCCCAGGTCCTCAACAAG ATGGCCAAGTACCAAGTTCCACAAAGGTCCGGGGACATCGTTATGATCCAGTCTGAGCACACAGGAGCTATAGATATCCTTTCAGCTGATTTGGAATCTGCAGATCTCCTGGGAGATCATAGGAAAG TGTCCCCCCCTCTGATGGCTCCTCCGTGCATCTGGACCTTTGCCAAGATGAAGGAATTCAAAAGCAAGCTGGGCAAAGAGAAGAACAGTCGTCTGGTGGTGAAGCGGGGTGAGGTGGTGACCATCCGGGTACCTACCCATCCAGAGGGGAAGCGCGTTTGCTGGGAGTTTGCGACCGATGACTATGACATTGGCTTTGGAGTTTATTTTGACTGGACCCCTGTAACCAGCACTGACATAACTGTGCAGGTCAGTGATTCCAGTGAGGATGAGGATgaagacgaggaggaggaggaagagattgaag ACCCTGTCCCAGTTGGCGATGTAGAGAGAGGCTCCAGGAGCTCCCTTCGAGGTCGCTATGGGGAGGTCATGCCTGTGTACCGGCGGGACAGCCACCGAGACGTGCAGGCTGGCAGCCACGACTACCCTGGCGAGGGCATCTACCTGCTCAAGTTTGACAACTCCTACTCCCTGCTCCGCAACAAGACTCTCTACTTCCACGTCTACTACACGAGCTGA